The proteins below come from a single Holdemania massiliensis genomic window:
- a CDS encoding NAD(P)H-hydrate dehydratase: MILEKNQIAAAEAASGKSETQLMELAGKRCADTLLHEYPENDSFLILCGSGNNGGDGFVIARHCLAAKRQVAIVLMMNDIRTPAAIDARQKLPESCLIYGYEEMSEAQFQTMAQRYDVIVDCVFGFNFHAPLPDFLRDAFRWINQQRLSVVSIDLNSGLEADHSLGDPDALHSVLTLALGALKPVHLFSREHQKLDRLIPISLGFPEPETSRWIQMDALQVTRLLPRLFDNDYKNSTGRLTVIAGSAWMAGAAQFNLEAAQAIGCGMIRAVVDPQIYPILQAACPHVVFHPSTQSEADFLAILSQSDAIALGSGCDHLENLDALLETVLKNSSVPVILDAAALRSLARHPEWLNQPQGEIILTPHVGEFSALCGRSVEEIQADRIRCAEEYAVSHSVTLVLKGADTLIVSPQGLRCVNKTGNPSLAKAGSGDLLTGLIAALAARGLTPMDAACCGVWLHGKAADKAIEKNALYTIHHREILAGLDAFLMDHQKELWR; the protein is encoded by the coding sequence GTGATCCTCGAAAAAAATCAAATCGCCGCGGCGGAAGCGGCAAGCGGCAAAAGTGAAACGCAGTTAATGGAGCTGGCCGGCAAGCGCTGCGCAGATACGCTGCTGCATGAATATCCAGAAAATGATTCCTTTCTGATTCTGTGCGGCAGCGGCAACAACGGCGGCGACGGGTTTGTCATTGCCCGGCATTGTCTGGCTGCGAAACGTCAGGTGGCGATTGTTTTGATGATGAACGACATCCGCACCCCGGCAGCCATTGACGCCCGGCAGAAGCTGCCGGAATCCTGTTTGATTTACGGTTACGAAGAAATGAGCGAAGCTCAGTTTCAGACCATGGCGCAGCGTTATGACGTGATCGTCGACTGCGTCTTTGGGTTTAATTTCCATGCCCCGCTGCCGGATTTTCTGCGGGATGCCTTCCGCTGGATTAACCAGCAGCGCCTATCCGTTGTCAGCATCGACCTCAACAGCGGCTTGGAAGCCGATCACAGCCTGGGGGATCCGGATGCTTTGCACAGCGTGCTGACCTTAGCGCTGGGGGCGTTAAAACCGGTGCATTTGTTCAGCCGGGAACATCAGAAACTGGATCGCCTGATCCCGATCAGCCTTGGTTTTCCTGAGCCGGAAACCTCGCGCTGGATTCAGATGGATGCGCTGCAGGTGACGCGGCTGCTTCCGCGTTTATTTGACAATGATTATAAAAACAGCACAGGCCGGCTGACCGTCATCGCCGGCAGCGCGTGGATGGCGGGTGCGGCCCAATTCAATCTGGAAGCAGCCCAGGCAATCGGCTGCGGAATGATCCGCGCGGTGGTTGACCCGCAGATTTATCCGATTCTGCAAGCCGCCTGTCCGCACGTGGTCTTCCATCCGTCGACTCAATCTGAAGCAGACTTTCTGGCTATATTAAGCCAATCCGATGCTATTGCTTTGGGCAGCGGCTGCGATCATCTTGAAAATCTTGACGCTTTATTGGAAACCGTGCTGAAAAACAGTTCTGTTCCTGTTATTCTCGATGCCGCGGCGCTGCGCAGTCTGGCCCGACATCCAGAGTGGCTGAATCAGCCGCAGGGCGAAATCATTTTAACTCCGCATGTCGGAGAATTCAGCGCGCTGTGCGGACGCAGCGTTGAAGAAATTCAGGCAGACCGAATTCGCTGTGCTGAGGAATATGCAGTCTCGCATTCGGTAACCCTTGTTTTAAAAGGGGCGGATACGCTGATCGTTTCCCCGCAGGGTCTGCGCTGCGTGAATAAAACCGGCAATCCGAGCCTGGCCAAAGCGGGTTCCGGGGATCTGTTAACCGGCTTGATCGCAGCACTGGCAGCCCGCGGATTAACCCCGATGGATGCTGCCTGCTGCGGAGTCTGGCTGCATGGCAAAGCCGCCGACAAAGCGATTGAAAAAAATGCCCTTTATACCATTCATCACAGGGAAATCCTGGCGGGTCTGGATGCGTTTTTAATGGATCATCAAAAGGAGCTGTGGCGTTAA
- a CDS encoding FAD-binding protein, giving the protein MPQRNMKQKLSRRDFLKGTAAGAVSLAAAGMLSGCNAGGSRQTPELSYADTIKWDGVYDVLVMGFGGAGATAAHYAAEEGADVLLFDAAPQGHEGGNTRYAGQFCVVGHDKEKLMTYYKALYGGLPYDEELLDTFTSDLLVLGDRMIQDYGASELMYWKGIPATAWAIPEFPELEGGDTIDSFSVHKGASDGALWRMLREKVVNRDQIDIWFNTRGQKLIQDPETKRILGMMMERNGELLNIRALRGVVMACGGFENNSQMVADYLGLAISNPRGTLYNRGDGVAMALEVNADLWHMDCFESLDILGGHCISLGEGTQAMQTSGFKEGGSFILVGPDGSRYLNETEYSRHGHLYHCGEYHLPSYPQYSYLIFDEKMKKQLEAENLLEVNHSEVWVSADSYSQLASFIGAKEEVLLSSIRKYNAYCAKGEDEECGRDPEKMQPLAEGTCYAMKMNPLILNTQGGARRNARAEVLDIMGNPIPNLYSAGEFGGMTAKNYQGATNLSECLVFGRIAGIHAAQVKEKEAAYTLRQAVESPMTYKIGSSDEIGGSAGIELKENEYLGMSPNGMGGDVQVKVTMDGDRIVSVDLVQHSETAGISDPAIEQIPAQIVAQQSTDVDLVSGATITSKAIIAAVQDALSQIK; this is encoded by the coding sequence ATGCCACAAAGAAATATGAAACAAAAACTCTCACGACGCGATTTTCTAAAAGGGACAGCGGCTGGGGCTGTAAGTTTAGCCGCAGCGGGGATGTTGAGCGGCTGTAATGCTGGGGGAAGCAGACAGACCCCTGAATTGAGCTATGCCGACACAATAAAATGGGATGGTGTCTATGATGTTCTTGTCATGGGGTTTGGCGGTGCCGGTGCGACAGCGGCCCATTATGCCGCGGAAGAAGGTGCGGATGTCCTTCTTTTTGACGCTGCGCCGCAAGGACACGAAGGCGGAAATACACGCTATGCGGGTCAATTCTGTGTCGTAGGACATGACAAGGAAAAACTTATGACATATTATAAGGCGCTCTATGGCGGGCTGCCTTATGATGAAGAACTGCTGGATACGTTTACCAGCGACTTGCTGGTACTCGGCGATCGGATGATTCAGGATTATGGTGCTTCTGAGCTGATGTATTGGAAAGGCATTCCGGCCACAGCCTGGGCCATTCCTGAATTTCCGGAGCTGGAGGGCGGAGATACGATTGATTCCTTCTCGGTTCATAAAGGGGCCAGCGACGGGGCCTTGTGGAGAATGCTGCGAGAAAAGGTTGTCAATCGGGATCAGATTGATATCTGGTTTAATACCCGAGGGCAAAAATTGATTCAGGATCCGGAAACAAAGAGGATCCTGGGCATGATGATGGAACGGAATGGCGAGCTGCTGAATATCCGTGCTTTACGAGGCGTGGTTATGGCCTGCGGCGGTTTTGAAAATAATTCCCAGATGGTTGCTGATTATCTTGGCCTGGCGATTTCCAATCCACGGGGTACCCTGTATAATCGTGGTGATGGTGTTGCGATGGCGCTGGAGGTGAATGCGGATCTGTGGCATATGGATTGTTTTGAATCACTGGATATTCTCGGCGGACATTGCATTTCGCTGGGTGAAGGAACTCAGGCCATGCAGACTTCAGGTTTTAAAGAGGGTGGAAGCTTTATTTTGGTCGGACCGGATGGCAGCCGCTATCTCAATGAAACAGAATATAGCCGGCATGGTCATCTCTATCATTGTGGAGAATATCATTTACCTTCTTACCCGCAATACTCTTATTTAATTTTTGATGAGAAGATGAAGAAACAGCTGGAAGCGGAGAATTTATTGGAAGTCAATCACAGTGAGGTGTGGGTCAGCGCAGATTCTTATTCCCAATTGGCGTCTTTCATTGGAGCGAAGGAAGAAGTGCTCTTGTCTTCAATACGGAAGTATAATGCATACTGTGCAAAGGGGGAAGATGAGGAATGTGGCCGCGATCCAGAAAAAATGCAGCCGCTTGCGGAAGGGACATGTTATGCTATGAAAATGAATCCGCTTATTCTGAATACACAGGGCGGAGCGCGCAGAAATGCCCGTGCTGAAGTTTTAGACATAATGGGAAACCCAATACCCAACCTGTACTCAGCCGGTGAATTTGGCGGGATGACAGCCAAGAATTATCAAGGTGCCACCAACTTATCCGAATGCCTGGTATTCGGCAGAATAGCGGGAATCCATGCTGCACAAGTGAAGGAAAAAGAGGCTGCTTATACTTTACGTCAGGCAGTTGAGTCACCGATGACCTATAAAATTGGCAGCTCAGATGAAATTGGCGGAAGTGCAGGAATCGAATTGAAAGAAAATGAATATCTCGGAATGAGTCCTAATGGCATGGGTGGTGATGTTCAGGTCAAGGTAACCATGGATGGGGATCGGATTGTTTCCGTCGATCTTGTTCAACATTCTGAAACAGCTGGTATTTCTGATCCGGCGATCGAACAAATACCAGCCCAGATTGTTGCCCAACAGAGTACCGATGTAGATCTGGTTTCTGGGGCAACGATCACTTCCAAAGCGATCATCGCCGCAGTCCAGGATGCTTTGTCTCAGATTAAATAA
- a CDS encoding GNAT family N-acetyltransferase: MEIRRITRQDLPALTNLFKRSVFEIAGCDYTPAQCAAWTQNAENPQWAERFLSTWTIGAFIAEQPAGFANLESPTQLDCFYVHPDFQRQGVGSALFKAVSEQAQKTGAAFLESDISLTAEPFFRAQGWKVLHRNEIQREAQVLINTTMRFTFSSMENAAVNPKWQLLTEIHVQDRNPEFIDQLTRLWRTSVKETHLFLSEEEIDKIQTYVPQALASIPHLILAEKDKTWIGFMGISGQKLEMLFLDPAYRKQGWGAALLTYAMSEYGVNELDVNEQNPQAAGFYEHLGFCVVCQRDTDDQGMPYPILTMRLLKGES, encoded by the coding sequence ATGGAAATCCGCCGGATTACCCGTCAGGATCTGCCTGCCCTGACTAATCTGTTCAAACGCAGCGTTTTTGAAATCGCCGGCTGTGATTATACACCGGCGCAATGTGCTGCCTGGACTCAAAACGCGGAGAATCCGCAATGGGCCGAGCGTTTCCTGTCCACCTGGACCATCGGGGCTTTTATTGCCGAGCAGCCGGCCGGCTTTGCCAATCTGGAAAGTCCGACCCAATTGGATTGTTTCTATGTCCATCCCGATTTTCAGCGGCAGGGTGTTGGTTCCGCCTTGTTCAAGGCGGTGAGCGAACAGGCCCAAAAGACAGGAGCCGCTTTTTTGGAAAGTGATATTTCATTGACCGCCGAACCCTTTTTTCGCGCACAGGGCTGGAAGGTTCTGCATCGCAATGAAATCCAGCGTGAGGCTCAGGTTCTGATCAATACGACGATGCGCTTCACTTTTTCCAGCATGGAAAATGCCGCTGTCAATCCAAAATGGCAGCTGCTTACCGAGATCCATGTTCAGGACCGCAATCCGGAATTTATCGACCAGCTCACCCGTCTTTGGCGGACCTCTGTCAAAGAAACACATCTTTTTCTGTCCGAAGAAGAAATCGATAAGATTCAGACTTATGTCCCGCAGGCATTAGCTTCCATCCCCCATCTGATTCTAGCTGAAAAGGATAAAACCTGGATCGGCTTTATGGGAATCAGTGGACAAAAACTGGAAATGTTGTTTCTGGATCCGGCTTACCGTAAGCAGGGCTGGGGTGCAGCACTTCTGACCTATGCCATGAGTGAATACGGAGTGAATGAATTGGATGTCAATGAACAAAATCCGCAGGCCGCAGGATTTTATGAACATTTGGGATTTTGCGTCGTATGCCAGAGAGATACTGATGATCAGGGCATGCCCTATCCCATTTTGACAATGCGATTATTGAAAGGTGAATCTTAA
- a CDS encoding M20/M25/M40 family metallo-hydrolase, protein MIWNEALEQYVSDHQNEVVELIRTLVAIPAFSNHEQARAEYCAKWFRECGAEDVKVDTASNVIVTLGDVQAGGAVAFMAHLDTVFPDETGFELIEEDGWLKAPGVGDDTANVALLMVIARYLIEQHCQPKQGVLIVLNAGEEGLGNLKGCRQLMQDYAGKLSEVYSFDGSYKGYVNKAVGSVRYRVEVKTEGGHSYGAFGNRNAIRVLASLIDTLYSVKVPEGGKTTYNVGTIEGGTSVNTIAQQAAMLFEFRSDVREHLQQLRDMFDSLIEAYRKMGVEINVEILGERPCMGDIDEEKQRAIEKKVEDLIERRIGTRPEGHSGSTDCNIPFSQGVNALCFGGYLGEGAHTRQEKIEKASLLPGLGVMMEFVLDYFL, encoded by the coding sequence TTGATTTGGAATGAAGCATTAGAACAATATGTCAGCGATCATCAGAATGAGGTTGTTGAACTGATCCGCACGCTGGTAGCGATACCGGCCTTCAGCAATCATGAACAGGCGCGGGCGGAATACTGCGCAAAGTGGTTCCGTGAATGCGGTGCGGAAGACGTGAAAGTGGATACAGCATCCAACGTCATCGTAACACTGGGTGACGTTCAGGCCGGCGGAGCCGTGGCCTTTATGGCGCATCTGGATACGGTGTTCCCGGATGAAACCGGCTTTGAGCTGATTGAAGAAGACGGCTGGCTGAAAGCGCCGGGAGTGGGCGATGATACAGCCAACGTGGCGTTATTGATGGTGATCGCCCGCTATTTGATTGAGCAGCACTGCCAGCCGAAGCAAGGCGTTCTGATCGTGCTGAATGCTGGCGAGGAAGGCCTGGGCAACCTCAAGGGCTGCCGTCAGCTGATGCAGGATTACGCCGGCAAGCTGAGCGAGGTCTATTCCTTTGACGGTTCGTATAAAGGTTATGTCAACAAGGCGGTCGGATCGGTTCGCTATCGTGTCGAGGTGAAGACGGAAGGCGGACATTCCTATGGGGCCTTTGGCAACCGCAATGCGATCCGCGTTCTGGCCTCCTTGATCGATACGCTGTATTCAGTCAAAGTCCCGGAAGGCGGAAAAACGACCTACAATGTCGGAACGATTGAAGGCGGCACTTCGGTCAATACAATCGCTCAGCAGGCAGCGATGCTGTTTGAATTCCGTTCTGATGTCCGCGAACATCTGCAGCAGCTGCGCGATATGTTTGACAGCCTGATCGAGGCCTATCGGAAGATGGGCGTGGAGATCAATGTTGAAATTTTGGGTGAGCGGCCATGTATGGGCGATATCGATGAAGAGAAGCAGCGGGCGATCGAGAAGAAAGTCGAAGATCTGATCGAACGGCGGATCGGCACTCGGCCGGAAGGTCATTCCGGATCCACCGACTGCAACATTCCGTTTTCCCAGGGTGTCAATGCATTGTGCTTCGGCGGATACCTCGGCGAAGGGGCGCATACCCGGCAGGAAAAAATCGAAAAGGCTTCACTGCTTCCGGGCTTAGGCGTCATGATGGAATTTGTTTTAGATTATTTTCTTTGA
- a CDS encoding PucR family transcriptional regulator, translated as MSFLSAKLEALLLPMVYKDTELKTIINAAAEFLNTPVRFSPENNLDFALCSPGYPNEDIEYIRGVLADDPQGFQTYMQVIHQKASDTPVLLKSSNSAIPDKIFCNVVIGSRYFGNVSIPHVKLPLKEIDLDVVETLCKIIALACSVQGLWGYDRENYNLFNALLHGIITRWDQLAGMTSDIRAYQDRQWRLVSCQLPEPLNPGLIVSGLERIFPGALIASYDQSMNVLVDVTDQDLTALQLQRLTSLTSAFQISICIGLVFHHLMDCRKQLACIADHPDMKNRNLPQLISFDKHPEYALFHHTGFSYQELSEYRDQRIDSLIEHDLQHGTEYFITLKTMLACNCNPAETAGILCTHKNTILYRIKRIEELFHLCLSDNETLFQIMLSLKIMEYGHAELN; from the coding sequence ATGTCTTTTTTATCCGCCAAATTAGAAGCTCTGCTTTTGCCGATGGTTTACAAAGATACTGAGCTGAAGACCATCATCAACGCTGCCGCTGAATTTCTCAATACCCCTGTTCGCTTTTCACCCGAGAATAATCTGGACTTCGCGCTTTGTTCTCCTGGATATCCCAATGAAGATATTGAATATATCCGTGGCGTCTTGGCAGATGATCCCCAAGGTTTTCAGACCTATATGCAGGTAATTCATCAAAAAGCATCGGATACGCCGGTCCTCTTAAAATCCAGTAATTCCGCAATTCCGGATAAAATTTTCTGCAACGTCGTCATCGGATCCCGCTATTTTGGCAATGTTTCCATTCCTCATGTGAAATTGCCGCTTAAGGAGATTGATTTGGACGTTGTCGAAACGCTGTGCAAAATCATTGCTCTAGCCTGCTCGGTACAAGGTCTTTGGGGCTATGATCGCGAGAATTATAATCTGTTCAATGCCTTGCTGCATGGCATCATTACACGCTGGGATCAGCTGGCAGGGATGACCTCTGATATCCGTGCTTATCAGGATCGGCAATGGCGCCTTGTTTCCTGTCAGCTGCCGGAACCATTAAATCCCGGCTTAATTGTCTCGGGCTTAGAGCGGATTTTTCCAGGAGCCCTGATCGCTTCCTACGATCAATCGATGAACGTTCTGGTCGATGTCACCGATCAGGATCTCACCGCATTGCAGCTTCAGCGGCTGACATCCCTGACTTCCGCTTTTCAAATTTCGATCTGTATTGGTCTGGTCTTTCATCATCTTATGGACTGCCGCAAACAGCTGGCCTGCATTGCAGATCATCCAGATATGAAGAACAGGAATTTACCGCAGCTGATTTCTTTTGATAAACATCCGGAATATGCTTTGTTTCATCATACTGGTTTCAGTTACCAAGAGCTGTCCGAATATCGTGACCAGCGAATCGATTCCCTGATTGAACATGATTTGCAGCATGGCACGGAATACTTCATTACCTTGAAAACAATGTTGGCATGCAACTGCAATCCTGCAGAAACAGCCGGAATTCTGTGCACTCACAAAAACACGATTCTGTATCGAATAAAGCGGATTGAAGAGTTGTTCCATCTATGCCTTTCGGATAACGAAACACTGTTTCAGATCATGCTGAGTCTTAAAATTATGGAATATGGTCATGCAGAACTAAATTAA
- a CDS encoding alpha/beta hydrolase family protein, protein MAKPIQIDTFKTYQYLSEATLSSDGKRCVYVQSRSNPEGTGYEHDLACYNFDSGHSYFLTSSHSERNFLFEDQDHILFPTDRTGEDAKAAKKGKTQTTFYRLSLNGGEAQKAFTLPWKVSALKKVDGETLAALVSKDLNELPLEGLEGKALDKALAQREEEKDYEVLDELPYWFNGRGFINKKRTWAVLVKPGTESVQILSPKFMDVRHLEISPDQTKVAIAGPEFDSVNSQTSVLYVVDRNSGQRTTLVPSGKWNFGHLGWLNDHLLAVTATDYQTWGSSENAKLYTIDCNTGEMSLLNGEDLSWGSSVGSDAKLYGGRGWKIVNGEIWTLLTWDNHSELTVFDAQGQRRALTTAEGSVDFFDVQDDRVVIGAMREMRLQELYELKDGAEIQLTHINDAALDGKYVAKPEKLSFINDGVRIDGWVLKPIDFDETKTYPAVLDIHGGPKAAYGETFMHEMQYWASQGYFVFFCNPRGSDGRGNAFMDLRGKYGTIDYSDIMTFTDLVLETYPMIDAKRVAVTGGSYGGFMTNWIIGHTDRFACAASQRSISNWFSKSLTTDIGYYHNMSQMASTPWDNPEKMWSFSPLKYADQAKTPTLFIHSDQDYRCWMAEGLQMFQALKLHNVDSRICLFHGENHELSRSGKPIHRIRRLKEMTQWFDQYTDHLSELDPEEEKENEAE, encoded by the coding sequence GGACACAGTTATTTTCTGACATCCAGTCATTCCGAGCGCAACTTCCTGTTTGAGGATCAGGATCATATTCTGTTTCCGACTGACCGGACCGGCGAGGATGCCAAAGCGGCGAAAAAGGGAAAAACACAGACCACATTTTACCGCCTGAGTCTGAATGGTGGGGAAGCTCAGAAAGCCTTCACCCTGCCCTGGAAAGTGTCGGCGCTGAAAAAGGTCGATGGGGAAACGCTGGCAGCGCTGGTATCCAAGGATCTCAATGAGCTTCCGCTCGAGGGACTGGAAGGCAAGGCGCTGGATAAGGCTCTGGCTCAGCGGGAAGAAGAAAAAGATTATGAGGTTTTAGACGAGCTGCCGTATTGGTTTAACGGCCGCGGTTTTATCAATAAAAAACGCACCTGGGCGGTTCTGGTTAAGCCGGGCACGGAGTCAGTTCAGATTTTATCACCGAAATTCATGGATGTAAGGCATTTGGAAATCAGTCCGGATCAAACCAAGGTTGCGATTGCCGGTCCGGAATTTGACAGCGTCAACAGCCAGACTTCGGTTTTGTATGTTGTTGACCGAAACAGTGGGCAGCGGACGACGTTGGTGCCGTCCGGAAAGTGGAACTTCGGCCATCTTGGCTGGCTGAACGATCATCTGTTAGCTGTGACGGCCACGGATTATCAGACCTGGGGTTCCAGCGAAAATGCGAAGCTGTATACAATTGACTGCAATACCGGTGAAATGTCGCTGCTTAACGGCGAGGATCTGTCCTGGGGCAGCTCCGTCGGAAGTGACGCTAAACTGTATGGCGGCCGCGGTTGGAAAATTGTCAACGGTGAAATCTGGACGCTTCTAACCTGGGATAATCATTCAGAATTAACTGTTTTTGATGCTCAGGGACAGCGTCGGGCATTGACCACGGCCGAAGGTTCGGTTGATTTCTTCGATGTGCAGGATGACCGGGTTGTCATCGGTGCGATGCGCGAAATGCGGCTGCAGGAGCTGTATGAGCTGAAAGACGGCGCTGAAATTCAGCTGACACATATCAATGATGCGGCTCTAGACGGGAAGTATGTGGCGAAGCCGGAAAAACTGAGCTTTATTAATGACGGCGTGCGAATTGACGGCTGGGTACTGAAGCCGATTGATTTTGATGAAACAAAGACTTATCCGGCGGTTCTGGATATCCATGGCGGACCGAAGGCAGCTTATGGTGAAACCTTCATGCACGAGATGCAGTATTGGGCCTCACAGGGATATTTTGTCTTTTTCTGCAATCCGCGCGGTTCGGATGGCCGCGGCAACGCGTTCATGGATCTGCGGGGAAAATATGGAACGATTGATTATTCCGATATTATGACCTTTACCGATTTGGTTCTTGAAACGTATCCGATGATCGATGCCAAGCGGGTAGCGGTCACCGGCGGCAGCTACGGCGGATTCATGACGAACTGGATCATCGGGCATACCGACCGTTTTGCCTGCGCGGCCAGTCAGCGTTCGATTTCCAACTGGTTTTCCAAGTCCCTGACAACGGATATCGGCTACTATCACAATATGAGCCAAATGGCTTCCACCCCATGGGATAATCCTGAAAAGATGTGGAGCTTCTCGCCGTTGAAATATGCGGATCAGGCGAAAACACCGACCTTGTTCATTCATTCCGATCAGGATTACCGCTGCTGGATGGCGGAAGGCTTACAGATGTTCCAGGCCCTCAAGCTGCATAATGTTGATTCCCGGATCTGTCTGTTCCATGGTGAAAATCATGAACTGAGCCGTTCCGGCAAGCCGATCCACCGCATTCGCCGGCTGAAAGAAATGACGCAGTGGTTTGATCAGTACACCGATCATCTCAGTGAGCTGGATCCGGAAGAGGAAAAGGAAAACGAAGCGGAATAA